The Bacteroides ovatus genomic interval CAACGGGGCATGGGCACCGCACCACCATTCTCTTTACTCCACACATTGTCTTCTACGTAAGCCACATTGCTTTGAGTGTGGAAAGTGGGAAAAGTAACCTCACGTGTCACATTACTAACGCCATAGAACTGTACTGATGCGCTGAAACCTTTCCATTCGAAACCCACGGTAGCACTATAAGTGTTCTGCGGAACGCCACTATACTGATAGGGAGCCTGGTCATCATCATTTATAATACCATCAGCATTAAAGTCAATGATGTTGTACTCACCAGGCAATTTATTACCATTGTAGGATTCGCGCTCAGTACTGCCCAAAATCTCGTCCCAAGTAGTGTAGATACCATTGTTAATGTAGCTGTTGGTCTGCCCAATAGCATGACCGGCGGCTTTACGGTGAGCGTCACGCAACACTGGATCATCGCGGAAGATTACCTCATTCACAGCATGTGTATAGTTGGTGTTAGCCCACAAGCGCATCTTATTGGCAAACATATAGTTAAGGCGGAGTTCCAACTCATATCCATGACTTTTGGTACTTCCTAAATTAGCAGTAGGAGCTGTAGCACCAAAGAAAGAGGGAATAGAACGACTACCTCCACTCACTAATATATCCTTACGTTTATCACTAAAGATATCCACAGAACCGGCTATCAGGCCTTTGAAGAACGAATAATCAATACCGACATTACGTTTTTCCACCGTCTCCCAAGAGATATTCTCATTACCTAATGATGTGATACGATAATATGAATAAGGAGTAGCAGTAGGTATAAGTCCCAGGTATGTGTTACTATTCTGATAGCCCCAAGAATCTTGATAAAGCCAACGTCCACCTACGTTATCATCACCAATGCGTCCCCACGATCCACGCAGCTTCAACATATCGAGAAACTTGAGTCCCTTCATAAACTTCTCTTCACTAATCATCCAACCCAACGAAAATGAAGGGAAAAAAGCAAAACGATTGTTGGGACCAAACTTCTCAGAACCGTTATAAGCACCGTTCACCTCGGCAAAGTAACGTTGAGCATAATTATAAGTAGCACGGAAAGCCCAGTCTTCACGGAAATGATAGAATTCATTACCCTTGGCATATTTTTCACGGCTAAAAAGTGCCATCGCACCTACATCATGTTTACCAAACTGACGACCATAGTTAAGCTGTAACTGATAGTAGAGTTTACGGTAAGTGGACTTAGGATCTACATTACCAGCTTTATTTACCCAGTCGATACCATCCGAGAAGTCAAGTTGTGTACCTCCATCCACCTCATTCTTATAATAAATAACTCCGCTTACGGGATCTACCCACATATTTTGTGGTCCTTCAGTATCCTCAATACCGCGTTTTTCCTCAACAAATGTGTTATCAAAAGAAACAGTTCCCCTTACGCTCAATCCTTTGGTTATCATATCGAGACTCTGGTTAAGGGTGAAGTCTGTGTTAATCTGTGTGTTGGTCTTCTTTTCGATACCTGAAGTAGCCAAGGTGGCAACCGAATTAGGCACATCGTAAGAAGAAGGTTTATAGTAACCCAGCACACCATTACTGTAAATGGGACGCATGGCATCAGGAGCGGTGCGGTAGGCTGACTTCCAATAACTATTATCACTATCAGATGCACCATAAGGAAGCTGTCGCACACCATTCGAGCCAAAAAGGTTTACAGAAAGTGTAGTGGTTTTAGTAAGCGAAAA includes:
- a CDS encoding SusC/RagA family TonB-linked outer membrane protein — protein: MRNNKFKFRKIPFLLMLLLIFSAVVMAQGKRTITGVVTDTNGEPIVGANVVVQNNHSIGAITDIDGNFRLSLPQETKALVVSFIGMREKVIRITDKVDKIKVILEDDSQALEEVVVVGYGQQKKKSLVGSITQTNSKTLERAGGVTSLGQALTGNLPGVITYTSTGMPGAEDPKIIIRAQSSWNNSDPLVLVDGVERPMNTVDISSVESISVLKDASATAVYGVKGANGVILITTKRGKEGKANIQIKANATMKTVSKLPEKYDAYDTFIIKNRTLERELGLSPELWGDYKPMGIIDKYRHPANATEWDRYPNVDWADVLFKDYAMSYKASVNVSGGTKWVKYFAAVDFTSEGDMFREFENNRGYTSGYGYNRINARSNLDFSLTKTTTLSVNLFGSNGVRQLPYGASDSDNSYWKSAYRTAPDAMRPIYSNGVLGYYKPSSYDVPNSVATLATSGIEKKTNTQINTDFTLNQSLDMITKGLSVRGTVSFDNTFVEEKRGIEDTEGPQNMWVDPVSGVIYYKNEVDGGTQLDFSDGIDWVNKAGNVDPKSTYRKLYYQLQLNYGRQFGKHDVGAMALFSREKYAKGNEFYHFREDWAFRATYNYAQRYFAEVNGAYNGSEKFGPNNRFAFFPSFSLGWMISEEKFMKGLKFLDMLKLRGSWGRIGDDNVGGRWLYQDSWGYQNSNTYLGLIPTATPYSYYRITSLGNENISWETVEKRNVGIDYSFFKGLIAGSVDIFSDKRKDILVSGGSRSIPSFFGATAPTANLGSTKSHGYELELRLNYMFANKMRLWANTNYTHAVNEVIFRDDPVLRDAHRKAAGHAIGQTNSYINNGIYTTWDEILGSTERESYNGNKLPGEYNIIDFNADGIINDDDQAPYQYSGVPQNTYSATVGFEWKGFSASVQFYGVSNVTREVTFPTFHTQSNVAYVEDNVWSKENGGAVPMPRWSNPIKENGTRYLYDGSYVRLKNAEVAYLFKGKKIQKCGIKSLRLYLNGDNLLLWTDMPDDRESNFSGGSSMGAYPTVRRFNLGIDITL